GGCCCCGCCCCTGAAGACGTCCGATCCTCCTTTCGCGCGGGCGAAATCACGCCAGGCCTGATTCACCTTCAGGATGCGGCCCTGGCCATCCAGCACCGCCAGGATGTCGGGCAAGGTGTCGATGATGCGATCTGCGAATTGTTCAGAAGCCTGCAGGGCCGCCTGGGCTTTCCTCCGTTCCGAAATATCCCGGGAGTTGACCACGATGGCTCGAACCGAGGGGTTCTCAAGCAGGTTGACGGCCACGGCCTCCATCCAGATCCAGGAGCCATCCCGGCAGGCATAGCGGTATTCTACGCGAACGGGTTGGCCAGGCTGGTGCAGGCAGGCCTGGAAGACCTCCGTTACTTTCGGTACGTCTTCCGGATGGAAGAATTCGAAGGTGTTCCGGTCCGCCATTTCCTCCGGCGTGAAGCCATGCAGATGCTGGGCTGCAGGGGAGTTGTAGATGAGCCTGCCCTCGTGGTCCAGCAGGCTGAGGATGTCCCAGGAATGGTCCAACAGCGCCTGCACCCGCTCCGGAGTCACAGCCTCCAAGGCGGCCTCTCCCCGCATGGCCATTCCCCCTGATTCCGGCATGGCTCCACCCTCTGGGGCAAGACTATAGCGGTAGCCTGAGCCCATTGGGACTGGATTCTCGTGGTTGTGAATGAGCCTGGGTTTCAGCCTGCGAAGCGATCCGTGGCCGCCACGAGGGCGCGGGAAATGCCAGCGTCATAGGCGCTGTGGCCGGCGTCTGGCACGATGACCAGATCAGCCTCTGGCCAGGCCTTGGACAGGGCCCAGGCGCTTTCGATGGGGCACACCATGTCGTAGCGGCCCTGGATGATGGCGCCGGGAATGCCTTGGAGCCGCGAGGCGTCGCGCAGCAGCTGGGCCTCCTCCATCCAGCCCTTGTTCAGGAAGTAGTGGCACTCGATGCGGGCGAAGGCGAGCGTGGTGGCCTCGTCGCCGTAGGAGGCGATGAAATCGGGATCGGGAATGAGCTTGCTGGTGGCGCCTTCCCAGATGCTCCAGGCCTTCGCGGCGGGCAGGTTCACAGCCGGATCGTCGCTCAGCAGGCGCTTGGCGTAGGCCTGCAGGAAGTCGCCGCGCTCGGCCTCGGGGATGGCGTCGCGGTAGGGCTCCCAGGCATCGGGGAAGATGCGGCTCGCGCCCTCCTGGTAGAGCCAATCCACCTCGCGCTGCCGCAGCAGGAAGATGCCGCGGAGCAGCAGCTCCGTCACGCGCTCGGGGTGCTTTTCCGCATAGGCCAATCCCAGCGTGGCACCCCAGGAACCTCCGAAGACCATCCAGCGTTCGATGCCCAGGTGCTCACGGATGCGCTCGATATCGGCCACCAGGTCCCAGGTGGTGTTCTCCCGCACCTCGGCGTAGGGCGTGCTCTGGCCGCAGCCGCGCTGATCGAAGAGGATGATGCGGTACTTCTCCGGATCGAAGTAGCGTCGGTGCTTGGGGCTGGTGCCACCGCCGGGACCTCCATGGAGGAAGATCACGGGTTTGCCCTCGGGGTTGCCGCTCTCCTCTACGTGCAGCTCGTGGAGATCCGAGACCTTCAGGCGATGCACGCGGTAGGGCTCAAAGGCGGGATAGAGCCAGCTGACGGGATCCTTGCGAAGCGGCATGGGGGACTCCTACACGAAGAAGAGCGCAGCGGCGCCAGCCAGGGCCAGCAGGGTGCCCAGGATGGCATGACCGCTCACCTTCTCCTTGAAGATGAAATGGGACACGGGCAGCAGGATGACCGGCGACAGCGACATGAGGGTGGCCGCCACGCCCATGGAGGACCGTGCGATGGCGATGAGGGAGAGCACCACGCCCAGCACGGGGCCGGTGACGGCGCCCAGACCGATGAAGGCGGTGGCGCGGCCATCCCGCAGGGCGCCCAGGGTGCGGCGGAGCTGGCCGGTGGCGGCGAAGTAGAGCAGCAGGGCTGCCACGCCCGCCGTGGCCCGGATGAGGTTGGCGGAAATGGGCGGGAAGTTGCCCGCCAGGCCGAACTTGCTGAAGACGAGTCCGATGGACTGGCCCAGGGCGCCGCCGATGCCCAGCAGAATGCCGCGCCAGAGGTGGGGGTGGTCTTCGTGCTCGCCGCCGCCCCACACCACCCAGCCGATGCCGCCGAGGGTGACCGCCATGGCCAGGACCTTGGGCAGGCTCAGGTTCTGGCCCAGGAACAGCCACGCCAGCAGGGCGCTGAAGAGCGGAGAAAGCGTCATGAGCAGCATGGACAGGCGGGCGCCGATGAGCACGAAGGCCTCGAACAGCACCGCGTCGCCCAGGGCGAAGCCGATGAGCCCCGATACCCCCAGCCAGCCGATGCGCGCCGCGCCCGCCTGCATGGGAAAGGGGCTTCCGTAGAAGAGGAGGTGCACCAGCACCAGCGTGGCCCAGGCCATGAGCAGACGGCCCAGGTTCACCGAGGCCGAACCCACACGGCGGCCCGCCACGGTGAAGCACACAGAGTTCAACGACCAGCAGACGGCCGTGAGAAGGGCAGCGCTTTCGCCAAGGTAGGGCAAGGGGACTCCGCGGGTTCCCCATCCATGGGGTGAGCACGCCCCAGTGTCGCAGCGGAGCGACAGTATGTCCTCGTGTCACGAGGCTCAGGTTTGGGCGTCTTGCACCCGCAACAACCCTTCGGATTCCGCCGTGACCCGCTGCAGCGCCGCCAGCCCGGCCGTCAGCAGCAGAAAACCGAGACCCCAGATCCACCAGGGTTGAAAACGGGAATCGGACAGGTAGGGAATGTGGAAGGTGTGGGTGAGAGAAGCTGACAGATTGTTCAGGAAATGGGCGAAGACCGCGGGCCAGAGGGAGCCGGTTCTCACCGTGAGCCAGCCGAAGAGGAGGCCTGCCAGGCACCCAATGGGAAACTGCCAGGGGTTCATGTGAAAGAGGGCGAACAAAAGGGCCGAACCGATGATGGCTTTGCGCGGTCCGTAGCGCAGCAGGAAGCCGCTCAGGATCAGGCCCCGGAACAGAGGCTCTTCGGACAGGGGCGCGCCCAACACGAGGCTGGGCCAACCCATGTCTTGAAACAGCCGCTCGAACCAGGTCGGCGGAGGGAGCGCATGAGCCACCCAGGCATCCACGCCATTGCAGACAAGGAGGAGGCCCGCCGTGGCGAGTGGCACGAGGGGCCAGACGAGACCAGATACCGGCCGGTGTGGAAAGAAGTCGGCCCACGCTCTTCGGCCGAGGCGGCGACCGACAAGCAAGGTCAACCAGGTTCCGCTCAACTGGGCCAGCACCGTGGCCCATGCGGCCCAGCGGTGAAGTTTCAGGGCGGCCAGTAACGCGGCAGGAATGCTCGTCAAGGTGCCGAACAGGAAGAAGAGGAGCAGAACAAGCAGGGCTTGGGCGAAGCCAGGATAGGGCTTCTGCAAAGGCGCAGCCGTCTCCGGTTCAGTCATGGGGAATCCTTTGGGGGGAATTCCAGGGTACTACTGCAGCCTCAGACGAACATCTGCAGAATGCCGTTGCTCATGAGCATGCCGCGGCTGCTGAGGCGCACGTGATCGCCGTCCCAAATGACCAACCCTTCGCTGGCCAGGGCGCGCAGGCGGGTCTCCCAGGCATCGCACAGGGGCCGGAGGTTGAGCTGCTCGGCCTGTTCGCGCAGGTGGTTCCAACCAATGCCGCGATGCAGGCGCAGGCCCAGCAAGGGGATCTCCGAAAGGGCTTCGGCGCCATCGAGCTCCTGGATTTCCAACGCGCCGCGGCCCTCGGTCCAGGCCGGAATGACACTTGACTCCGTCCAGCGGCAGGCGCCCATCTGGGAGGCAGCGCTGGGGCCGAGGCCCAGGTAGGGGCGGCGCTCCCAGTAGCGCGTGTTGTGGATGGATTCCCCGCCGGGTTGAGCGTAGTTGCTGATCTCGTAGGGCTGGAGGCCCAGGCGGGGAAGCTCCAGTTGCAGGGCCTCGAAGGCGTCGGCCACCTCATCTTCGGTGGGAAGGGTGAGGCGGCCCGCGTCGATGTCGGCGCGCAAGGGGCAGGCCTTGTCCAGGTCGAGCAGGTAGATGCTGAGGTGTTCCAGTCCAGTGGCAGCCAGGGTGCGGGCATCCTCGATCACTTTGGACAGCGACTGTCCAGGGATACCCACCATGAGATCCGCGCTGCGGCGCTGGAAGCCCGCCGCCCGGGCCAGCTCGAGGGATTCCATCGCCTGCACGGAGCCATGGATGCGCCCCAGGCGGCCCAGCAGGTCATCATCCAGGGCCTGCACGCCCAGGCTGATGCGATCCCAGCCCAGTTCGCGCGCTAAGCCCAGCCAGGCCGCATCCACGGTGCCGGGGTTGGCCTCCAGGGTGGCTTCGGCCAGAGGAGTCAGGTCGAAGGCTGCGCGCACTGCGGCCGTGAGTTCGGTCAGTTCTTCGGCGCTGAGCAGGGAGGGTGTGCCACCGCCCAGGTAGAGGGTATCCACGGGCGGGCGGCCCAACGCTGCACCCCAGTGTCTGACCTCGTGGATGAGCCGCCGGATGGTGTCCGGCTGGAGGGCGCGGTCCCGGGTGGTGGCGAAGGAGCAGTAGGTGCAGCGGTCCAGACAAAATGGCACATGAAGGTAGAGGCCCATGGGCGCGGCATGGGCCTCCTGTCGGAAAACAGGAAGGCGGCGGCTGAGTTCAGGGTTCAACCACCACCCGCTTCATGGTGTCGCGCAGCGCCCGCACTTCCGCGGGAAAGCGCCAGGGCGCCTGGAAGGGCTCGGCGGCCTGGTCCAGGGCGAGATAGCGCTGCTGAAGGCGTTTCTGCTGCTCGGCGCGAAGGGGTTGCCCGGTGCCCAGGTGGGCTTCCAGCAGCTCGAGGTTCTGGTGGAGCCGAGCCGCCTGGGGAGTGTAGAGGAACACGCTCAAAAGGAGTTGGCCCAGGGCCAAACCCAAGAGCAGGAATCCCCCCACCAAGGGAAACCTCGGGCCGGAGCCCAGCCCCAAAGCCAGCCACCAGCCCAGCAAACCCATGAGGGCCACCGCGAGGACCGGCGCCGCAGGCAGGAACCAGAGGCCGTTGCCCCAGAGGCAGTCGTGGATGAGGGAATCGGTCACGGCCTCCAGGGTCCGGCGGTTGCCAGCGGCGCGGGCTTTGGCCAGGTGCTGGTCGAGCGCGTCCCAGGCCGCCTGTTGGGCCGGGTTGAGGTTGGGCGCCAGGCGCTTGCCGTCCGGCGCGGTTCTTGGGCGGACCACCACGCCCTTCTGGACGGCCTTCTCGGGCTCCATGGCCGGGGGCGCGGGCGGCTCCAGGATCTCCGCGTCCGCAGGTGGCGGGAGGTTGGTGATATGCGTTTGTCCAGCGGTGTCCCGCCAATAGTAGGTGCGCTGCTGCGGC
This sequence is a window from Geothrix sp. PMB-07. Protein-coding genes within it:
- the pip gene encoding prolyl aminopeptidase, producing MPLRKDPVSWLYPAFEPYRVHRLKVSDLHELHVEESGNPEGKPVIFLHGGPGGGTSPKHRRYFDPEKYRIILFDQRGCGQSTPYAEVRENTTWDLVADIERIREHLGIERWMVFGGSWGATLGLAYAEKHPERVTELLLRGIFLLRQREVDWLYQEGASRIFPDAWEPYRDAIPEAERGDFLQAYAKRLLSDDPAVNLPAAKAWSIWEGATSKLIPDPDFIASYGDEATTLAFARIECHYFLNKGWMEEAQLLRDASRLQGIPGAIIQGRYDMVCPIESAWALSKAWPEADLVIVPDAGHSAYDAGISRALVAATDRFAG
- a CDS encoding DMT family transporter, producing the protein MPYLGESAALLTAVCWSLNSVCFTVAGRRVGSASVNLGRLLMAWATLVLVHLLFYGSPFPMQAGAARIGWLGVSGLIGFALGDAVLFEAFVLIGARLSMLLMTLSPLFSALLAWLFLGQNLSLPKVLAMAVTLGGIGWVVWGGGEHEDHPHLWRGILLGIGGALGQSIGLVFSKFGLAGNFPPISANLIRATAGVAALLLYFAATGQLRRTLGALRDGRATAFIGLGAVTGPVLGVVLSLIAIARSSMGVAATLMSLSPVILLPVSHFIFKEKVSGHAILGTLLALAGAAALFFV
- a CDS encoding CPBP family intramembrane glutamic endopeptidase, yielding MTEPETAAPLQKPYPGFAQALLVLLLFFLFGTLTSIPAALLAALKLHRWAAWATVLAQLSGTWLTLLVGRRLGRRAWADFFPHRPVSGLVWPLVPLATAGLLLVCNGVDAWVAHALPPPTWFERLFQDMGWPSLVLGAPLSEEPLFRGLILSGFLLRYGPRKAIIGSALLFALFHMNPWQFPIGCLAGLLFGWLTVRTGSLWPAVFAHFLNNLSASLTHTFHIPYLSDSRFQPWWIWGLGFLLLTAGLAALQRVTAESEGLLRVQDAQT
- the hemW gene encoding radical SAM family heme chaperone HemW — its product is MNPELSRRLPVFRQEAHAAPMGLYLHVPFCLDRCTYCSFATTRDRALQPDTIRRLIHEVRHWGAALGRPPVDTLYLGGGTPSLLSAEELTELTAAVRAAFDLTPLAEATLEANPGTVDAAWLGLARELGWDRISLGVQALDDDLLGRLGRIHGSVQAMESLELARAAGFQRRSADLMVGIPGQSLSKVIEDARTLAATGLEHLSIYLLDLDKACPLRADIDAGRLTLPTEDEVADAFEALQLELPRLGLQPYEISNYAQPGGESIHNTRYWERRPYLGLGPSAASQMGACRWTESSVIPAWTEGRGALEIQELDGAEALSEIPLLGLRLHRGIGWNHLREQAEQLNLRPLCDAWETRLRALASEGLVIWDGDHVRLSSRGMLMSNGILQMFV
- a CDS encoding DUF4124 domain-containing protein; protein product: MIAALGLAFLALLGQPQQRTYYWRDTAGQTHITNLPPPADAEILEPPAPPAMEPEKAVQKGVVVRPRTAPDGKRLAPNLNPAQQAAWDALDQHLAKARAAGNRRTLEAVTDSLIHDCLWGNGLWFLPAAPVLAVALMGLLGWWLALGLGSGPRFPLVGGFLLLGLALGQLLLSVFLYTPQAARLHQNLELLEAHLGTGQPLRAEQQKRLQQRYLALDQAAEPFQAPWRFPAEVRALRDTMKRVVVEP